The DNA sequence AGTATCTCAGGTTGTGAGTAAGTATAATTTGCTCAAGTCTTAACTGCAGTCCTGCTAAACCTCTAGTCAGTGTGTGTTCTACGTCAAAAAGAGCGCAAAGCTCGGAGAAGCGTGTCTCAATGGTTCGTCTCATAGCCATCAATTTCCAATGATTATGTTGTTTAGCTCCTGCCATGTTTTGACGCAAAGGAGTCCATAGATGATAGCCTTTTTGAACTAGATGGTCTTTAAGTTCCCTGCTAAGATAGCCTAGGTCTGCTAAAATATAAGGTTGTCGGCAATTTTCTAGTAAGTCATCAACCGTCCTAATATCGTGTACTGAGGCAGGGGTCACAACGTAATTCAGAATATAGCCTGATAAAGTGACCAGCATATGTACTTTGAATCCATAGAACCAAAGATGTTTAGAAGCATTGTAACCAATGTCTGCCAAATCATTAAAAATACGTGTTCTACAGTTACGGACAGGTTGACAAAGTGGTAAGGGAAAGCTATCTATAATAGCGATAGTATCAGGAGAAATTTGAGTATTCATGGCTTGTCTAATGACTTGAACTAACCAAACCAACTGTCTTGCTCGTCGGTTAAAACGACTTCTTTCAAGAAGTTGGCCGCAAGGAAATAAGTGACAGAGACGATAGAAGTGTCGTTGTGATTTAATACCTAGCTCAGCTTGTAAAATAAGCAAAACCAATAGCGATTGATCTGAAACCTTAGATAAACTGATATTATGACGATGTTTGAAA is a window from the Streptococcus criceti HS-6 genome containing:
- a CDS encoding IS982-like element ISScr1 family transposase, whose amino-acid sequence is MSHLQYTAKSHHLQWNLKQLSKICHQLYRDYCPYSFKHRHNISLSKVSDQSLLVLLILQAELGIKSQRHFYRLCHLFPCGQLLERSRFNRRARQLVWLVQVIRQAMNTQISPDTIAIIDSFPLPLCQPVRNCRTRIFNDLADIGYNASKHLWFYGFKVHMLVTLSGYILNYVVTPASVHDIRTVDDLLENCRQPYILADLGYLSRELKDHLVQKGYHLWTPLRQNMAGAKQHNHWKLMAMRRTIETRFSELCALFDVEHTLTRGLAGLQLRLEQIILTHNLRYFEIN